CGCAAGCTCTGCGAACAAGCGGGGCGCGCCGACACCATCGTGCGGCTCATCTGCCAGGAACTGGAGAGCTGGTACCTCGGTGACCTGCCTGCGCTGGCTGCTGCCATGGGTACCGCCGACATCGATACACCCGCCCATCGCAAGCGCTACAGCGACCCCGACAACGGCTGGCGCAAACCCTCCCTCGAAGTGAAGAAGCTCGCGCCATCGTTTCAGAAAGGCAGCGGCGCCCGGGCGATGGCTGTACACCTGAGCGATTCCGGCAACCGGTCGCGCAGCTTCCAGGTCTTCGTGCATACGATTCGCGCCTTCGCCTGAGCTGGGGCTGCATGCTCGCCCTGCTGCGCACCTTCTCCTGGCAGGAACTGCGCCACCACCCCTGGCGCAGCGCGGCCGCAGTAGTCGCGGTGATGCTGGGCGTGGCGCTGGGCTTTGCGGTGCACGTCATCAACGCCTCGGCGCTGTACGAGTTCTCGCAGGCGGTGCGCTCCGTCAACGGCCAGCCCGACCTGGAGCTGCGCGCCGTGCAAGGGTCGCTGCCCGAGGCCCTCTACGGCGAAGTCGCCGCGCAGCCGCAGGTGGCGCTGGCCAGCCCCTGGCTGGAGCTGACGGCCCAGGCCAGCAGCGCCGCCCTGGCCGCTCAGCAGCCGGCCGGAGCGCTCGTGGCGCTGCGCGTGCTGGGCGTCGATGCGCTGGTCGTGCCCCGCCTGGCGCCCGCCCTGATGCCGCGCGCCTTCGACACCGCCGAGCGCCTGGCCATGCTGGCGCCGGGCAACGTGTTCCTGAACGCCGCCGCGCTGCAGGCGCTGCGCCTGCCCACCGAGGGCACCACGCCCCCGGCCACGCTCACGCTGCAGATCGGCCTGCAGACCCACTCCGTGCGCCTGGCCGGCACCGTGGCCGCCGGCGGCGCGCCGCTGGCCGTGATGGACATCGGCGCCGCGCAGGACCTGTTCGGCCGCGGCGGGCAGCTCAGCCGCATCGACCTGCAACTGCGCCCCGGCGCCGTGCGCGCCGACGTCG
The DNA window shown above is from Pulveribacter suum and carries:
- a CDS encoding DUF4276 family protein, giving the protein MKALLDAWLPRLVPGWVAGEHFQCVPHEGKSDLDRSIPRKLSAWREPGVRFIIVRDNDGADCIATKAHLRKLCEQAGRADTIVRLICQELESWYLGDLPALAAAMGTADIDTPAHRKRYSDPDNGWRKPSLEVKKLAPSFQKGSGARAMAVHLSDSGNRSRSFQVFVHTIRAFA